The genomic segment CCGGAGCCGGAGGGCCCCATCACGGCGATGAACTCGCCGGGGTCCAGGGTCAGGTCCAGCCCGTCCAGGGCCAGCACCTGGGCATCGCCGGAGCCATAGCTGCGAGTCACCCCGCGCATCTCGAGCACGTGTGTCATTGCGGATCTCCTTGTGCGGTTGGGGAAGTGGAGCGGTGGCGACGAGCTGCCCGCAGCGCGGCGGACTCACAGTGGTCCAGCCAGCGGACCTCGGCGTCCGCGGCGTGGATGAGGGATTCGATGACCAGCTGCCAGGCCAGGTCATCCGGGTCGGCCTCCCGGCGAGCCCTGGTGTACTTCTGCAGGTTCTCGATGGAGGCGCGACGCTGGGTCTGGATCAGGCGCGTGACGTCGACATCGGGAAGTGTCACGGCCAGGGCAATCTTGATCGCGAGTTCGTTGCGGGGCGGGTTGTC from the Luteococcus japonicus genome contains:
- a CDS encoding PadR family transcriptional regulator; this translates as MSVKQSLLALLGEKPRHGYELRNEFRRRTGNSWPLNIGQVYTTLERLERDGLVLRGDEDAEGRVVYSLTPAGREQVDEWFASPVALDNPPRNELAIKIALAVTLPDVDVTRLIQTQRRASIENLQKYTRARREADPDDLAWQLVIESLIHAADAEVRWLDHCESAALRAARRHRSTSPTAQGDPQ